Proteins co-encoded in one Amaranthus tricolor cultivar Red isolate AtriRed21 chromosome 7, ASM2621246v1, whole genome shotgun sequence genomic window:
- the LOC130818343 gene encoding serine/threonine-protein phosphatase 7 long form homolog has translation MGGCLMLLQIWSWEHIHIGRPIIRTVRPDGQHDQEDDADDFEPILRSQHWRGMDPLAVSWLRVYLSRSHSPHTLVYYRDALDRQRDEQMTCSLTQRLRWKLYRTYVHRATRFGDRVVLLFALTSSSYISRIVSCVNSVWSR, from the exons atgggtggatgcttgatgttgttacagatatggtcatgggagcacattcatatagggaggcccattATTCGGACGGTTCGACCggatgggcaacatgatcaggaagatgacgcggatgattttgaaccgatATTAAGGTCACAGCATTGGCGCGGGATGGATCCTTtggcagtaag ctggcttcgcgtatatctttcgagatcccactccccacatactctcgtctactacagggacgcactagatcgacaacgggacgagcag atgacgTGCAGCCTTACTcagcggctaagatggaagctctaccgcacatatgtacatcgggccacgagatttggagatcgcgttgtcctcttatttgctttgacatcgtcgagctacatctcccggatcgtgtcatgcgtcaattcggtttggagcaggtaa
- the LOC130818342 gene encoding uncharacterized protein LOC130818342 isoform X1, translated as MAQAQANDQAIVQYGPYGSKAQENYRWDLSANERIIEVLVNHYDYVDAIGFKVIRPDGTTYIVRFGGNNSKHSKFQAIVQYGPYGSMFPETYRWQLSDSERITQIIINHGNVVDAIGFLISKPDGTTYSKRFGGNTPNPSIIVLKSGEYPTGFSGQHGYDNDHNQVGIAKIKVYTNLNPQGYGPYGLAEDVDNINDFETPLQYGLPLVGVFGACDDTLESVGILLKKVLSSS; from the exons ATGGCACAAGCACAAGCCAAT GATCAAGCCATTGTCCAGTACGGGCCTTATGGTTCTAAGGCACAAGAAAACTATCGTTGGGATCTTTCTGCAAATGAACGTATCatagaagtgttagtaaatcattACGACTATGTGGACGCAATTGGGTTCAAGGTTATTAGGCCGGACGGGACTACCTACATTGTACGCTTCGGTGGAAATAACTCAAAACACTCTAAG TTCCAAGCGATAGTGCAGTACGGACCTTATGGTTCTATGTTTCCGGAAACCTACCGTTGGCAACTTTCCGATAGTGAACGTATCactcaaataataataaatcatgGAAATGTTGTTGATGCAATTGGGTTTTTGATTTCTAAGCCAGACGGGACTACGTACTCTAAGCGCTTCGGTGGGAATACACCCAATCCATCTATT ATTGTACTTAAGAGTGGAGAGTACCCAACTGGGTTTAGTGGACAACATGGATACGATAATGACCATAATCAAGTGGGCATTGCAAAAATAAAGGTATACACCAATTTGAACCCTCAGGGATATGGACCTTATGGACTTGCCGAGGATGTTGATAACATAAATGATTTCGAAACGCCACTTCAATATGGTTTACCTCTTGTCGGAGTTTTTGGAGCTTGCGACGACACACTCGAGTCCGTTGGTATTCTCCTCAAAAAG GTTTTGAGCTCCTCTTAA
- the LOC130818342 gene encoding uncharacterized protein LOC130818342 isoform X2 produces MDRTDTKNLLIMYKISNHHFKTAILLLEFLFQAIVQYGPYGSMFPETYRWQLSDSERITQIIINHGNVVDAIGFLISKPDGTTYSKRFGGNTPNPSIIVLKSGEYPTGFSGQHGYDNDHNQVGIAKIKVYTNLNPQGYGPYGLAEDVDNINDFETPLQYGLPLVGVFGACDDTLESVGILLKKVLSSS; encoded by the exons ATGGACCGTACGGACACGAAAAACTTGCTGATAATGTACAAGATTTCGAATCACCACTTCAAAACGGCTATCCTCTTGTTGGAGTTTTTG TTCCAAGCGATAGTGCAGTACGGACCTTATGGTTCTATGTTTCCGGAAACCTACCGTTGGCAACTTTCCGATAGTGAACGTATCactcaaataataataaatcatgGAAATGTTGTTGATGCAATTGGGTTTTTGATTTCTAAGCCAGACGGGACTACGTACTCTAAGCGCTTCGGTGGGAATACACCCAATCCATCTATT ATTGTACTTAAGAGTGGAGAGTACCCAACTGGGTTTAGTGGACAACATGGATACGATAATGACCATAATCAAGTGGGCATTGCAAAAATAAAGGTATACACCAATTTGAACCCTCAGGGATATGGACCTTATGGACTTGCCGAGGATGTTGATAACATAAATGATTTCGAAACGCCACTTCAATATGGTTTACCTCTTGTCGGAGTTTTTGGAGCTTGCGACGACACACTCGAGTCCGTTGGTATTCTCCTCAAAAAG GTTTTGAGCTCCTCTTAA